One part of the Nyctibius grandis isolate bNycGra1 chromosome 33, bNycGra1.pri, whole genome shotgun sequence genome encodes these proteins:
- the LOC137675306 gene encoding 5'-nucleotidase domain-containing protein 4-like isoform X4, producing MGSEGERGPAATPGPGQGDPRALRRDCQHRIFVNRSLALEKIKCFGFDMDYTLAMYKSPAYEELAFALLLEHLVSIGYPPEILAYKYDPTFPTRGLVFDALFGNLLKVDSHGNLLVCAHGFRFLKGAEILHYYPNKFIQRDDMKRFHILNTLFNLTEAHLYACLVDFFTNCSRYTNCDTGYKHGNLFMSFRSMFQDVREAMDSVHLSGCLKEKTLENLEKYVVKDPRVPLLLSRMKEVGKVFLATNSDYNYTDAIMSYLFDFSDGDKRPWRSYFDLIVVDTRKPLFFAEGTVLRQVNTDTGKLRIGTYTGPLQHCAVYSGGSSDVVCDLLGVKGKDILYMGDHIFGDILKSKKRQGWRTFLVVPELARELQVWTEKSGTWTAAAASAPTSAPSSAGSRKSRTRWTCATGRWAACSAAARARRSSPTSSCVTPTSTPPPSSTSSTTPSVTSSGHPPS from the exons ATGGGCAGCGAGGGGGAGAGGGGGCCGGCGGCGACCCCCGGGCCGGGGCAGGGCGACCCGCGGGCGCTGCGGAGGGACTGTCAGCACCG gaTCTTCGTCAACCGGAGCTTGGCGCTGGAGAAGATCAAGTGCTTCGGCTTCGACATGGACTACACCTTGGcca tgtACAAGTCCCCCGCTTACGAGGAGCTGGCCTTCgccctgctgctggagcaccTCGTCTCCATCGGGTACCCCCCCGAGATCCTCGCCTACAAATACGACCCCACCTTCCCCACCCG ggggttgGTGTTCGATGCCCTGTTCGGGAACCTGCTGAAGGTGGATTCTCATGGGAACCTGCTGGTGTGCGCCCACGGCTTCCGCTTCCTCAAGGG GGCCGAAATCCTCCACTATTACCCCAACAAGTTCATCCAACGCGACGACATGAAACGCTTCCACATCCTCAACACCCTCTTCAACCTCACGG aAGCCCACCTCTACGCCTGCCTCGTGGACTTCTTCACCAACTGCTCCAGATACACCAA CTGCGACACCGGCTACAAGCACGGGAACCTCTTCATGTCCTTCCGCAGCATGTTCCAGGACGTGCGCGAGGCCATGGACAGCGTCCACCTCTcg ggctgcctgAAGGAGAAGACACTGGAGAACCTGGAGAAATACGTGGTGAAGGAC ccccgcgtgCCGCTGCTGCTGAGCCGCAtgaaggaggtggggaaggtCTTTCTGGCCACCAACAGCGACTACAACTACACCGAC GCCATCATGTCCTACCTGTTCGACTTCAGCGATGGGGACAAG CGTCCCTGGCGATCCTATTTCGACCTCATCGTGGTGGACACCCGCAAGCCGCTCTTCTTCGCCGAGGGCACCGTCCTGCGCCAAGTCAACAcg GACACGGGGAAGCTGCGCATCGGGACCTACACCGGCCCCCTCCAGCACTGCGCTGTCTACTCCGGCG GCTCCTCGGACGTGGTGTGTGACCTGTTGGGCGTGAAAGGCAAAGACATCCTCTACATGGGGGACCACATCTTCGGGGACATCCTCAAGTCCAAGAAGCGGCAGGGCTGGCGCACCTTCCTGGTGGTGCCCGAGCTGGCGCGGGAGCTGCAGGTCTGGACGGAGAAGAGCG GCACTTggacagcggcagcagcgagcGCCCCGACATCAGCTCCATCAAGCGCCGGATCCAG AAAGTCACGCACGAGATGGACATGTGCTACGGGAAgatgggcagcctgttccgcTGCGGCTCGCGCCAGACGCTCTTCGCCAACCAGCTCATGCGTTACGCCGACCTCTACGCCGCCTCCTTCATCAACTTCCTCTACTACCCCTTCAGTTACCTCTTCCGGGCACCCCCCGTCCTG A
- the LOC137675306 gene encoding cytosolic purine 5'-nucleotidase-like isoform X1: protein MGSEGERGPAATPGPGQGDPRALRRDCQHRIFVNRSLALEKIKCFGFDMDYTLAMYKSPAYEELAFALLLEHLVSIGYPPEILAYKYDPTFPTRGLVFDALFGNLLKVDSHGNLLVCAHGFRFLKGAEILHYYPNKFIQRDDMKRFHILNTLFNLTEAHLYACLVDFFTNCSRYTNCDTGYKHGNLFMSFRSMFQDVREAMDSVHLSGCLKEKTLENLEKYVVKDPRVPLLLSRMKEVGKVFLATNSDYNYTDAIMSYLFDFSDGDKRPWRSYFDLIVVDTRKPLFFAEGTVLRQVNTDTGKLRIGTYTGPLQHCAVYSGGSSDVVCDLLGVKGKDILYMGDHIFGDILKSKKRQGWRTFLVVPELARELQVWTEKSELFEELRSLDLFLAELYQHLDSGSSERPDISSIKRRIQKVTHEMDMCYGKMGSLFRCGSRQTLFANQLMRYADLYAASFINFLYYPFSYLFRAPPVLMAHESTVEHGRLDTGEMGMALAPWLARCGHPGQQVPGVPQDSSGEEEEDDGEA, encoded by the exons ATGGGCAGCGAGGGGGAGAGGGGGCCGGCGGCGACCCCCGGGCCGGGGCAGGGCGACCCGCGGGCGCTGCGGAGGGACTGTCAGCACCG gaTCTTCGTCAACCGGAGCTTGGCGCTGGAGAAGATCAAGTGCTTCGGCTTCGACATGGACTACACCTTGGcca tgtACAAGTCCCCCGCTTACGAGGAGCTGGCCTTCgccctgctgctggagcaccTCGTCTCCATCGGGTACCCCCCCGAGATCCTCGCCTACAAATACGACCCCACCTTCCCCACCCG ggggttgGTGTTCGATGCCCTGTTCGGGAACCTGCTGAAGGTGGATTCTCATGGGAACCTGCTGGTGTGCGCCCACGGCTTCCGCTTCCTCAAGGG GGCCGAAATCCTCCACTATTACCCCAACAAGTTCATCCAACGCGACGACATGAAACGCTTCCACATCCTCAACACCCTCTTCAACCTCACGG aAGCCCACCTCTACGCCTGCCTCGTGGACTTCTTCACCAACTGCTCCAGATACACCAA CTGCGACACCGGCTACAAGCACGGGAACCTCTTCATGTCCTTCCGCAGCATGTTCCAGGACGTGCGCGAGGCCATGGACAGCGTCCACCTCTcg ggctgcctgAAGGAGAAGACACTGGAGAACCTGGAGAAATACGTGGTGAAGGAC ccccgcgtgCCGCTGCTGCTGAGCCGCAtgaaggaggtggggaaggtCTTTCTGGCCACCAACAGCGACTACAACTACACCGAC GCCATCATGTCCTACCTGTTCGACTTCAGCGATGGGGACAAG CGTCCCTGGCGATCCTATTTCGACCTCATCGTGGTGGACACCCGCAAGCCGCTCTTCTTCGCCGAGGGCACCGTCCTGCGCCAAGTCAACAcg GACACGGGGAAGCTGCGCATCGGGACCTACACCGGCCCCCTCCAGCACTGCGCTGTCTACTCCGGCG GCTCCTCGGACGTGGTGTGTGACCTGTTGGGCGTGAAAGGCAAAGACATCCTCTACATGGGGGACCACATCTTCGGGGACATCCTCAAGTCCAAGAAGCGGCAGGGCTGGCGCACCTTCCTGGTGGTGCCCGAGCTGGCGCGGGAGCTGCAGGTCTGGACGGAGAAGAGCG AGCTGTTTGAGGAGCTGCGGAGCCTGGACCTCTTCCTGGCAGAGCTGTACCA GCACTTggacagcggcagcagcgagcGCCCCGACATCAGCTCCATCAAGCGCCGGATCCAG AAAGTCACGCACGAGATGGACATGTGCTACGGGAAgatgggcagcctgttccgcTGCGGCTCGCGCCAGACGCTCTTCGCCAACCAGCTCATGCGTTACGCCGACCTCTACGCCGCCTCCTTCATCAACTTCCTCTACTACCCCTTCAGTTACCTCTTCCGGGCACCCCCCGTCCTG ATGGCACATGAGTCGACGGTGGAGCACGGCCGCCTGGACACTGGGGAGATGGGCATGGCCCTGGCACCCTGGCTGGCCCGGTGTGGCCACCCTGGCCAGCAG GTTCCCGGGGTCCCCCAGGACTccagcggggaggaggaggaggatgacgGCGAAGCCTGA
- the LOC137675306 gene encoding cytosolic purine 5'-nucleotidase-like isoform X2 produces MGSEGERGPAATPGPGQGDPRALRRDCQHRIFVNRSLALEKIKCFGFDMDYTLAMYKSPAYEELAFALLLEHLVSIGYPPEILAYKYDPTFPTRAEILHYYPNKFIQRDDMKRFHILNTLFNLTEAHLYACLVDFFTNCSRYTNCDTGYKHGNLFMSFRSMFQDVREAMDSVHLSGCLKEKTLENLEKYVVKDPRVPLLLSRMKEVGKVFLATNSDYNYTDAIMSYLFDFSDGDKRPWRSYFDLIVVDTRKPLFFAEGTVLRQVNTDTGKLRIGTYTGPLQHCAVYSGGSSDVVCDLLGVKGKDILYMGDHIFGDILKSKKRQGWRTFLVVPELARELQVWTEKSELFEELRSLDLFLAELYQHLDSGSSERPDISSIKRRIQKVTHEMDMCYGKMGSLFRCGSRQTLFANQLMRYADLYAASFINFLYYPFSYLFRAPPVLMAHESTVEHGRLDTGEMGMALAPWLARCGHPGQQVPGVPQDSSGEEEEDDGEA; encoded by the exons ATGGGCAGCGAGGGGGAGAGGGGGCCGGCGGCGACCCCCGGGCCGGGGCAGGGCGACCCGCGGGCGCTGCGGAGGGACTGTCAGCACCG gaTCTTCGTCAACCGGAGCTTGGCGCTGGAGAAGATCAAGTGCTTCGGCTTCGACATGGACTACACCTTGGcca tgtACAAGTCCCCCGCTTACGAGGAGCTGGCCTTCgccctgctgctggagcaccTCGTCTCCATCGGGTACCCCCCCGAGATCCTCGCCTACAAATACGACCCCACCTTCCCCACCCG GGCCGAAATCCTCCACTATTACCCCAACAAGTTCATCCAACGCGACGACATGAAACGCTTCCACATCCTCAACACCCTCTTCAACCTCACGG aAGCCCACCTCTACGCCTGCCTCGTGGACTTCTTCACCAACTGCTCCAGATACACCAA CTGCGACACCGGCTACAAGCACGGGAACCTCTTCATGTCCTTCCGCAGCATGTTCCAGGACGTGCGCGAGGCCATGGACAGCGTCCACCTCTcg ggctgcctgAAGGAGAAGACACTGGAGAACCTGGAGAAATACGTGGTGAAGGAC ccccgcgtgCCGCTGCTGCTGAGCCGCAtgaaggaggtggggaaggtCTTTCTGGCCACCAACAGCGACTACAACTACACCGAC GCCATCATGTCCTACCTGTTCGACTTCAGCGATGGGGACAAG CGTCCCTGGCGATCCTATTTCGACCTCATCGTGGTGGACACCCGCAAGCCGCTCTTCTTCGCCGAGGGCACCGTCCTGCGCCAAGTCAACAcg GACACGGGGAAGCTGCGCATCGGGACCTACACCGGCCCCCTCCAGCACTGCGCTGTCTACTCCGGCG GCTCCTCGGACGTGGTGTGTGACCTGTTGGGCGTGAAAGGCAAAGACATCCTCTACATGGGGGACCACATCTTCGGGGACATCCTCAAGTCCAAGAAGCGGCAGGGCTGGCGCACCTTCCTGGTGGTGCCCGAGCTGGCGCGGGAGCTGCAGGTCTGGACGGAGAAGAGCG AGCTGTTTGAGGAGCTGCGGAGCCTGGACCTCTTCCTGGCAGAGCTGTACCA GCACTTggacagcggcagcagcgagcGCCCCGACATCAGCTCCATCAAGCGCCGGATCCAG AAAGTCACGCACGAGATGGACATGTGCTACGGGAAgatgggcagcctgttccgcTGCGGCTCGCGCCAGACGCTCTTCGCCAACCAGCTCATGCGTTACGCCGACCTCTACGCCGCCTCCTTCATCAACTTCCTCTACTACCCCTTCAGTTACCTCTTCCGGGCACCCCCCGTCCTG ATGGCACATGAGTCGACGGTGGAGCACGGCCGCCTGGACACTGGGGAGATGGGCATGGCCCTGGCACCCTGGCTGGCCCGGTGTGGCCACCCTGGCCAGCAG GTTCCCGGGGTCCCCCAGGACTccagcggggaggaggaggaggatgacgGCGAAGCCTGA
- the LOC137675306 gene encoding cytosolic purine 5'-nucleotidase-like isoform X3 — MDYTLAMYKSPAYEELAFALLLEHLVSIGYPPEILAYKYDPTFPTRGLVFDALFGNLLKVDSHGNLLVCAHGFRFLKGAEILHYYPNKFIQRDDMKRFHILNTLFNLTEAHLYACLVDFFTNCSRYTNCDTGYKHGNLFMSFRSMFQDVREAMDSVHLSGCLKEKTLENLEKYVVKDPRVPLLLSRMKEVGKVFLATNSDYNYTDAIMSYLFDFSDGDKRPWRSYFDLIVVDTRKPLFFAEGTVLRQVNTDTGKLRIGTYTGPLQHCAVYSGGSSDVVCDLLGVKGKDILYMGDHIFGDILKSKKRQGWRTFLVVPELARELQVWTEKSELFEELRSLDLFLAELYQHLDSGSSERPDISSIKRRIQKVTHEMDMCYGKMGSLFRCGSRQTLFANQLMRYADLYAASFINFLYYPFSYLFRAPPVLMAHESTVEHGRLDTGEMGMALAPWLARCGHPGQQVPGVPQDSSGEEEEDDGEA, encoded by the exons ATGGACTACACCTTGGcca tgtACAAGTCCCCCGCTTACGAGGAGCTGGCCTTCgccctgctgctggagcaccTCGTCTCCATCGGGTACCCCCCCGAGATCCTCGCCTACAAATACGACCCCACCTTCCCCACCCG ggggttgGTGTTCGATGCCCTGTTCGGGAACCTGCTGAAGGTGGATTCTCATGGGAACCTGCTGGTGTGCGCCCACGGCTTCCGCTTCCTCAAGGG GGCCGAAATCCTCCACTATTACCCCAACAAGTTCATCCAACGCGACGACATGAAACGCTTCCACATCCTCAACACCCTCTTCAACCTCACGG aAGCCCACCTCTACGCCTGCCTCGTGGACTTCTTCACCAACTGCTCCAGATACACCAA CTGCGACACCGGCTACAAGCACGGGAACCTCTTCATGTCCTTCCGCAGCATGTTCCAGGACGTGCGCGAGGCCATGGACAGCGTCCACCTCTcg ggctgcctgAAGGAGAAGACACTGGAGAACCTGGAGAAATACGTGGTGAAGGAC ccccgcgtgCCGCTGCTGCTGAGCCGCAtgaaggaggtggggaaggtCTTTCTGGCCACCAACAGCGACTACAACTACACCGAC GCCATCATGTCCTACCTGTTCGACTTCAGCGATGGGGACAAG CGTCCCTGGCGATCCTATTTCGACCTCATCGTGGTGGACACCCGCAAGCCGCTCTTCTTCGCCGAGGGCACCGTCCTGCGCCAAGTCAACAcg GACACGGGGAAGCTGCGCATCGGGACCTACACCGGCCCCCTCCAGCACTGCGCTGTCTACTCCGGCG GCTCCTCGGACGTGGTGTGTGACCTGTTGGGCGTGAAAGGCAAAGACATCCTCTACATGGGGGACCACATCTTCGGGGACATCCTCAAGTCCAAGAAGCGGCAGGGCTGGCGCACCTTCCTGGTGGTGCCCGAGCTGGCGCGGGAGCTGCAGGTCTGGACGGAGAAGAGCG AGCTGTTTGAGGAGCTGCGGAGCCTGGACCTCTTCCTGGCAGAGCTGTACCA GCACTTggacagcggcagcagcgagcGCCCCGACATCAGCTCCATCAAGCGCCGGATCCAG AAAGTCACGCACGAGATGGACATGTGCTACGGGAAgatgggcagcctgttccgcTGCGGCTCGCGCCAGACGCTCTTCGCCAACCAGCTCATGCGTTACGCCGACCTCTACGCCGCCTCCTTCATCAACTTCCTCTACTACCCCTTCAGTTACCTCTTCCGGGCACCCCCCGTCCTG ATGGCACATGAGTCGACGGTGGAGCACGGCCGCCTGGACACTGGGGAGATGGGCATGGCCCTGGCACCCTGGCTGGCCCGGTGTGGCCACCCTGGCCAGCAG GTTCCCGGGGTCCCCCAGGACTccagcggggaggaggaggaggatgacgGCGAAGCCTGA
- the LOC137675306 gene encoding cytosolic purine 5'-nucleotidase-like isoform X5 has product MKRFHILNTLFNLTEAHLYACLVDFFTNCSRYTNCDTGYKHGNLFMSFRSMFQDVREAMDSVHLSGCLKEKTLENLEKYVVKDPRVPLLLSRMKEVGKVFLATNSDYNYTDAIMSYLFDFSDGDKRPWRSYFDLIVVDTRKPLFFAEGTVLRQVNTDTGKLRIGTYTGPLQHCAVYSGGSSDVVCDLLGVKGKDILYMGDHIFGDILKSKKRQGWRTFLVVPELARELQVWTEKSELFEELRSLDLFLAELYQHLDSGSSERPDISSIKRRIQKVTHEMDMCYGKMGSLFRCGSRQTLFANQLMRYADLYAASFINFLYYPFSYLFRAPPVLMAHESTVEHGRLDTGEMGMALAPWLARCGHPGQQVPGVPQDSSGEEEEDDGEA; this is encoded by the exons ATGAAACGCTTCCACATCCTCAACACCCTCTTCAACCTCACGG aAGCCCACCTCTACGCCTGCCTCGTGGACTTCTTCACCAACTGCTCCAGATACACCAA CTGCGACACCGGCTACAAGCACGGGAACCTCTTCATGTCCTTCCGCAGCATGTTCCAGGACGTGCGCGAGGCCATGGACAGCGTCCACCTCTcg ggctgcctgAAGGAGAAGACACTGGAGAACCTGGAGAAATACGTGGTGAAGGAC ccccgcgtgCCGCTGCTGCTGAGCCGCAtgaaggaggtggggaaggtCTTTCTGGCCACCAACAGCGACTACAACTACACCGAC GCCATCATGTCCTACCTGTTCGACTTCAGCGATGGGGACAAG CGTCCCTGGCGATCCTATTTCGACCTCATCGTGGTGGACACCCGCAAGCCGCTCTTCTTCGCCGAGGGCACCGTCCTGCGCCAAGTCAACAcg GACACGGGGAAGCTGCGCATCGGGACCTACACCGGCCCCCTCCAGCACTGCGCTGTCTACTCCGGCG GCTCCTCGGACGTGGTGTGTGACCTGTTGGGCGTGAAAGGCAAAGACATCCTCTACATGGGGGACCACATCTTCGGGGACATCCTCAAGTCCAAGAAGCGGCAGGGCTGGCGCACCTTCCTGGTGGTGCCCGAGCTGGCGCGGGAGCTGCAGGTCTGGACGGAGAAGAGCG AGCTGTTTGAGGAGCTGCGGAGCCTGGACCTCTTCCTGGCAGAGCTGTACCA GCACTTggacagcggcagcagcgagcGCCCCGACATCAGCTCCATCAAGCGCCGGATCCAG AAAGTCACGCACGAGATGGACATGTGCTACGGGAAgatgggcagcctgttccgcTGCGGCTCGCGCCAGACGCTCTTCGCCAACCAGCTCATGCGTTACGCCGACCTCTACGCCGCCTCCTTCATCAACTTCCTCTACTACCCCTTCAGTTACCTCTTCCGGGCACCCCCCGTCCTG ATGGCACATGAGTCGACGGTGGAGCACGGCCGCCTGGACACTGGGGAGATGGGCATGGCCCTGGCACCCTGGCTGGCCCGGTGTGGCCACCCTGGCCAGCAG GTTCCCGGGGTCCCCCAGGACTccagcggggaggaggaggaggatgacgGCGAAGCCTGA
- the CKAP2L gene encoding cytoskeleton-associated protein 2-like produces MERAGERRKWLQQYLEAKEKLKCLSAKPFLKDQMNCLNPPLKPVSKPEHVDRNKKDVPRNEVKGAQRDGKLGARPTQHASHAAQQKSSSTSQRAAVARPEQPRKSTKLPTGSFHPVQPREELPTSTSGHLNPEKNKKPEQETVTAAAPQTGSDHPTPGAPSSLNEGLQDRLVCNKENIEAQSSTHPAPDGADGDSLGNKRVLAPESSATMSRTVTGPKDRINSHQDKGEPVQDKFKKTLPGSESASQKPSVKIQPLQPPRLLTASANLLHKKPGAKQEKNNTVRKPAGKAPDVLPAGGLKHHGRAPQLKGSPSKPPASSRSRATTNLKPILKPAGTVRRQNPTARGEADRKGVKVVPPGRPAASRVTAPPNQPRSVHGSKAQVMERDVRSGREKLKPEVPKGGGVQARRVPKTPLAADRKKQLEEWLACKGKTYKRPPMMLLQKKAVKLPCRNVKEKEEQEKSEQLCLEKVNNILTECLKLIEEGVPAEELSAVLSEVPHAEKFAKFWICKAKLLARNGPFDVTGLYKAAVCAGAVPLQELREVVLDILKTADQTSEGVKPAPPVPWDPTTPCPSQTQPVAATPCPTRQSLTSLPASIKLQVTSANRGKELLESQELKFLTPVRRSTRIERAGSRYPEMLKDHDPVVSSLSEILDAEEDTQFFFRKNKALPEVEELEGLSSYPPECR; encoded by the exons ACCCTTTTTAAAGGACCAGATGAATTGCCTGAATCCACCCTTAAAACCAGTTTCTAAACCAGAGCAT GTCGACAGGAACAAGAAGGACGTTCCCAGAAACGAGGTGAAGGGTGCTCAGAGGGATGGCAAGCTCGGTGCCAGACCCACACAGCACGCCAGCCACGCTGCTCAGCAGAAGTCTTCAAGTACATCCCAAAGAGCAGCGGTGGCGCGTCCGGAGCAGCCGAGGAAGAGCACAAAGCTTCCCACGGGAAGTTTCCACCCTGTGCAGCCCAGAGAAGAGCTCCCAACTTCAACCTCTGGTCACCTAAATccagaaaagaacaagaagcCAGAACAGGAGACTGTCACCGCTGCAGCACCTCAGACTGGAAGTGACCACCCCACTCCTGGGGCACCTTCCTCCCTAAATGAGGGGCTGCAGGACAGGCTGGTctgcaacaaagaaaacatcGAAGCGCAATCCTCTACACACCCTGCGCCCGACGGAGCTGATGGAGACAGTCTTGGGAACAAGAGAGTCTTGGCTCCCGAAAGCTCAGCCACGATGTCAAGAACTGTTACGGGCCCAAAGGACAGAATTAACAGCCACCAGGACAAGGGAGAGCCAGTTCAGGATAAATTCAAGAAAACCCTGCCAGGCTCAGAGAGCGCGTCCCAAAAACCAAGTGTCAAAATTCAGCCGTTGCAGCCCCCTCGGTTACTCACCGCTTCTGCTAATTTACTACATAAAAAACCGGgggcaaagcaggaaaaaaacaacacggTGAGGAAACCCGCGGGAAAGGCACCCGACGTGCTGCCAGCGGGAGGCCTCAAGCACCACGGTAGAGCCCCGCAACTGAAAGGATCTCCCTCAAAGCCTCCAGCCTCCAGCAGGTCCCGGGCGACCACGAACCTGAAACCCATCCTGAAACCAGCTGGGACGGTGCGACGGCAAAACCCCACGGCCAGAGGGGAGGCGGATAGGAAGGGCGTGAAGGTGGTGCCTCCCGGACGCCCAGCAGCATCCCGAGTGACAGCCCCCCCGAACCAGCCTCGCAGCGTGCATGGCTCCAAAGCTCAAGTGATGGAGAGGGATGTTAGGAGTGGGAGAGAGAAGCTTAAACCAGAGGTGCCAAAGGGAGGTGGAGTACAGGCCAGGCGTGTTCCCAAGACCCCATTGGCTGCCGATCGGAA GAAACAGCTGGAGGAGTGGTTGGCATGCAAAGGCAAGACGTACAAGCGGCCACCTATGatgctgcttcagaaaaaagcAGTGAAGCTGCCCTGCAGAAACgtcaaggagaaagaagagcaagagaaatcagagcagctctgcctggagaAGGTCAACAACATCTTAACTGAGTGCCTGAAGCTCATTGAGGAG GGTGTCCCGGCAGAGGagctctctgcagtgctgtccGAAGTGCCCCACGCAGAGAAATTTGCCAAGTTCTGGATCTGCAAAGCAAAACTCCTCGCCCGGAACGGCCCTTTTGACGTGACGGGGCTGTACAAAGCAGCCGTCTGCGCGGGGGCTGTG ccGCTCCAGGAGCTCAGGGAAGTTGTCCTTGATATTTTGAAGACTGCAGACCAAACCTCAGAAG GGGTTAAGCCTGCGCCCCCCGTTCCTTGGGACCCTACAACGCCTTGCCCGAGCCAGACGCAGCCCGTGGCCGCGACTCCGTGCCCGACCAGGCAGTCCCTGACCAGCCTCCCCGCCTCCATCAAGTTACAAGTTACATCTGCAAACAG agggaaggagctgctggagagccAGGAGCTGAAATTCCTGACGCCGGTGCGGCGCTCGACGCGCATCGAGCGAGCTGGGAGCCGCTACCCGGAGATGCTGAAGGACCACGACCCTGTGGTGTCATCCCTCAGCGAAATCCTGGATGCTGAGGAGGACACTCAGTTCTTTTTCCGGAAGAACAAGGCTTTGCCAGaggtggaggagctggaagGGTTGAGTTCGTACCCCCCCGAGTGCCGCTGA